A window of Neisseria canis contains these coding sequences:
- a CDS encoding polysaccharide biosynthesis protein, whose translation MNLAYLLSLPRSIKKVFFVIHDTLIIFLTFWFSLSLKSDYSQEWLAVSNWVVFIITAFLTITFFVKLGLYRAVTRFMGTKVITTAVLGSLLSTVIMSICLAISHQHIDWLPSFVYFLLMMVLTCGSRFVLRAILNGRRNTKIMMPVIIYGAGQSGRQLLEAVKQVNEYNAVAFVDDNPALQKSIINNITVHHPANIPELIERYHVEKILLAIPSASQEQRKKIIHSLEPYPCEVLTMPGMKELVDGKVSVSSLRKISVFDLLGRDPVEPKPELMSADIHGKVVMVTGAGGSIGSELCRQIVQNKPTKLILFELSEFSLYSIDKELREYIEANQMQLDIIPLLGSVQHRKRLFNVMTAFGVQTIYHAAAYKHVPIVEFNTLEGVHNNVYGTMFCALAAIDAKVETFVLISTDKAVRPTNTMGASKRMSELVLQALAAEKNHNTRFAMVRFGNVLGSSGSVVPVFEKQISSGGPVTLTHKDITRYFMTIPEAAQLVIQAGAMGKGGDVFVLDMGESVKIYDLARQMIRLSGLEVKDADNPSGDIEIKVTGLRPGEKLYEELLIGDAVEKTTHPRIMTANEIMLPWKDLSDILEKMDEACSLGDQLTVRELLLEAPTGFKPKDDICDLVWIAKQTAQ comes from the coding sequence ATGAATTTAGCCTATTTACTCTCATTACCGCGAAGTATTAAAAAAGTTTTCTTCGTTATACATGACACATTAATTATTTTCCTCACTTTTTGGTTTAGTTTGAGCTTGAAATCAGACTATTCGCAAGAATGGTTGGCGGTTAGCAATTGGGTCGTATTTATCATAACAGCATTCTTGACAATCACTTTCTTTGTCAAACTCGGCCTATACAGAGCGGTAACTCGCTTTATGGGCACCAAAGTCATTACAACTGCGGTTTTGGGCAGCCTTTTATCAACCGTCATCATGAGCATATGCTTGGCTATATCCCATCAACACATAGATTGGCTACCCTCTTTTGTCTATTTTCTATTAATGATGGTTCTAACGTGCGGTTCACGCTTTGTTTTACGTGCAATTTTGAACGGTCGTAGAAACACCAAAATAATGATGCCCGTTATTATTTACGGAGCAGGCCAGTCCGGTCGCCAACTGTTAGAAGCCGTAAAACAGGTAAATGAATATAATGCCGTTGCTTTTGTGGATGATAACCCGGCATTACAAAAAAGTATCATCAACAATATAACTGTACATCATCCGGCCAACATACCTGAATTAATTGAACGGTATCATGTAGAAAAAATCCTTTTGGCAATTCCAAGCGCATCCCAAGAGCAGCGCAAAAAAATCATCCACTCTTTGGAACCATACCCATGTGAAGTATTAACCATGCCGGGTATGAAAGAGCTAGTTGACGGCAAGGTCAGTGTTAGCTCGTTACGCAAAATTTCTGTATTCGACTTATTGGGACGAGACCCCGTTGAGCCCAAACCCGAGTTAATGAGTGCCGATATTCACGGAAAAGTTGTTATGGTAACGGGTGCAGGCGGTTCGATTGGTTCGGAGCTGTGTCGACAAATCGTACAAAACAAACCAACCAAATTAATCTTATTCGAACTATCCGAGTTTTCTTTGTATAGTATCGATAAAGAATTACGTGAATACATAGAAGCTAACCAAATGCAACTTGATATTATTCCGCTTCTAGGTTCCGTACAACACAGAAAACGCTTATTCAATGTCATGACAGCATTCGGCGTACAAACCATTTATCACGCAGCAGCCTACAAGCATGTACCTATTGTGGAGTTCAATACATTAGAAGGTGTACACAACAATGTTTACGGTACTATGTTCTGTGCTTTAGCTGCAATTGACGCAAAAGTTGAAACATTTGTTTTAATTTCTACTGATAAAGCTGTTCGCCCAACCAATACAATGGGCGCTTCCAAACGCATGTCGGAATTGGTTCTTCAAGCATTAGCGGCTGAAAAAAACCACAATACACGCTTTGCTATGGTACGCTTCGGAAATGTTCTTGGTTCGTCAGGTTCCGTAGTTCCCGTATTTGAAAAACAAATTTCATCAGGCGGGCCAGTTACCTTAACTCATAAAGATATTACGCGTTACTTTATGACCATCCCCGAGGCCGCTCAATTGGTCATCCAAGCAGGTGCTATGGGTAAAGGGGGAGATGTATTCGTACTAGATATGGGCGAATCTGTAAAAATCTACGATTTAGCCCGCCAAATGATTCGTCTGAGCGGTTTGGAAGTAAAAGATGCCGACAACCCTTCAGGCGACATTGAAATCAAAGTTACAGGACTCCGCCCAGGAGAAAAACTTTATGAAGAACTGCTTATCGGTGATGCAGTTGAGAAAACCACTCACCCACGCATTATGACCGCTAATGAAATAATGCTTCCGTGGAAGGATCTTTCTGATATATTGGAAAAAATGGATGAAGCTTGCTCACTAGGTGATCAATTAACTGTTCGTGAATTATTGCTTGAAGCCCCTACAGGTTTCAAACCCAAAGACGATATATGTGATTTGGTGTGGATAGCGAAACAAACTGCTCAATAA
- a CDS encoding DegT/DnrJ/EryC1/StrS family aminotransferase, which yields MLNTPLAPWPCFTQEEADAVSRVLLSNKVNYWTGTECREFEKEFAQWAGTEYAVALGNGTLALDVALKAMGIGAGDDVIVTSRTFLASASSIVTAGANPVFADIDLNSQNITADTIKAVLTPNTKAIIVVHLAGMPAEMDDIMALAQEHKLWVIEDCAQAHGTRYKGKSVGSIGHIGAWSFCQDKIMTTGGEGGMVTTNDKELWSKMWSYKDHGKSYDAVYNRQHPPGFRWLHESFGTNWRMTEMQAVIGRIQLKRMADWTAKRQANAARLEAVLKQFDCIRTVEVPDYIQHAQYKYYAFVKPEKLAEGWTRDRIVDELNAAGVPCYQGSCSEVYLEKAFDNTPWRPKERLKNAVELGETSLMFLVHPTITEEQIDFCCKHLKDVLTKAGS from the coding sequence ATGCTGAACACCCCTTTGGCACCATGGCCTTGCTTTACACAAGAAGAAGCTGATGCCGTTTCCCGCGTATTACTATCGAATAAAGTCAACTATTGGACAGGAACGGAATGCCGCGAATTCGAAAAAGAATTCGCACAATGGGCAGGCACAGAATACGCCGTTGCTCTAGGCAATGGTACTTTAGCCTTGGATGTGGCTCTGAAAGCCATGGGTATAGGCGCCGGAGACGACGTTATCGTTACTTCCCGCACTTTCCTTGCTTCAGCCTCCTCTATTGTTACTGCCGGAGCCAACCCCGTATTTGCCGACATCGATCTGAACAGCCAAAATATCACGGCAGATACCATAAAAGCAGTGCTCACTCCCAACACCAAAGCCATTATCGTTGTTCATTTGGCGGGCATGCCCGCAGAAATGGACGACATCATGGCATTAGCCCAAGAGCATAAACTGTGGGTTATCGAAGACTGCGCTCAAGCACACGGAACCCGCTACAAAGGTAAATCTGTCGGCTCTATCGGACATATCGGCGCTTGGTCTTTCTGCCAAGATAAAATCATGACTACCGGTGGCGAAGGCGGCATGGTTACCACGAACGACAAAGAGTTATGGTCAAAAATGTGGTCTTACAAAGATCATGGAAAAAGCTATGATGCCGTTTACAACCGTCAACACCCTCCCGGCTTCCGTTGGCTGCACGAAAGCTTCGGCACCAACTGGCGGATGACAGAAATGCAGGCAGTTATCGGCAGAATCCAACTCAAACGCATGGCAGATTGGACTGCAAAACGCCAAGCAAATGCCGCACGTTTGGAAGCAGTTCTCAAGCAGTTTGACTGCATACGAACTGTTGAAGTACCTGATTACATTCAGCATGCTCAATATAAGTATTATGCTTTCGTAAAACCTGAAAAGCTGGCAGAAGGCTGGACACGCGACCGTATAGTTGACGAATTGAATGCAGCAGGCGTTCCTTGTTATCAAGGAAGCTGCTCGGAAGTGTATTTAGAAAAAGCTTTCGACAACACTCCTTGGCGCCCTAAAGAACGCTTAAAAAATGCTGTTGAATTAGGAGAAACCAGTTTAATGTTCTTGGTTCACCCAACCATAACTGAAGAGCAAATAGACTTTTGTTGCAAACACTTAAAAGATGTACTTACCAAAGCCGGCTCTTAA
- a CDS encoding sugar transferase, with amino-acid sequence MSDIIKRLFDIICAFFGLLFLSPVLLIVAFFVRKNLGSPVLFRQIRPGKDGRPFEMVKFRSMRDAVDKDGNPLPDGERLTPFGKALRATSLDELPELWNVLKGDMSLVGPRPLLMEYLEHYDDEQRRRNDVRPGITGWAQVNGRNAISWEDKFKLDVWYVDNRSFWLDLKILFLTVKKVFIKEGIEAEGEATMNKFTGTKKEDQ; translated from the coding sequence ATGTCAGACATTATCAAGCGCCTTTTCGACATTATTTGCGCTTTCTTCGGCCTTCTGTTTTTGTCTCCGGTATTGCTAATCGTCGCTTTTTTCGTTCGCAAAAACCTAGGTTCTCCGGTTCTCTTCCGTCAAATCAGGCCGGGCAAAGATGGCAGACCCTTTGAAATGGTTAAGTTCCGCTCCATGCGCGATGCCGTAGATAAAGACGGCAACCCCTTACCAGACGGAGAACGCTTAACCCCTTTCGGTAAAGCTCTTCGTGCCACCAGCTTGGACGAACTACCGGAATTATGGAATGTATTGAAAGGCGATATGAGCTTGGTCGGGCCCCGTCCTTTGCTGATGGAATATCTGGAACATTACGATGACGAACAACGCCGGCGAAACGATGTGCGGCCGGGGATAACCGGATGGGCACAAGTAAACGGCCGCAATGCAATCTCATGGGAAGATAAATTCAAACTGGATGTGTGGTATGTAGACAACCGCTCATTCTGGCTTGATTTGAAAATTTTATTTTTAACCGTAAAAAAAGTATTCATCAAAGAAGGTATCGAAGCAGAAGGTGAAGCCACGATGAATAAATTTACCGGCACAAAAAAAGAAGACCAATAA
- a CDS encoding glycosyltransferase family 4 protein, translated as MKKFLMIAGFAESVVNFRWDLICAVQAKGLEVHIAAPEILQDAPTREKLQAQGFILHNVPMQRTGTNPVEDFKTLLALRQLMQQIKPDYVLAYTIKPVIYGMLAAKSAGVPHRIALITGLGYAFQDSDSSTAKNWIRRITRGLYKQALAATEVTFFQNDDDQKLFSDLGITSPGQRTIVVNGSGVNTEKFSPQPLPEGEEIHFLLIGRLLKDKGVREYVEAARKVKQKYPHAVFNMVGFIDINPSAITQAELDQWVSEGTVKFWGKLSDVRPALNACHIFVLPSYREGTPRTVLEAMATGRAIITTDAPGCRQTVDEGYNGFLVPVQSSEKLAEAMERFITQPDLIESMRQASLEIVKTKYDVNIINDFMLQNMNI; from the coding sequence ATGAAAAAATTTCTAATGATTGCCGGCTTTGCCGAATCCGTTGTCAATTTCCGCTGGGATTTGATTTGCGCAGTACAAGCAAAAGGCTTGGAAGTGCATATTGCCGCACCTGAAATTTTACAAGACGCACCAACACGTGAAAAACTTCAGGCGCAAGGCTTTATTTTGCACAATGTGCCCATGCAGCGCACAGGCACCAATCCGGTAGAAGATTTCAAAACCCTGCTTGCTTTGCGCCAATTGATGCAGCAAATAAAGCCTGATTATGTTTTGGCTTACACCATTAAACCGGTTATTTACGGCATGCTCGCCGCAAAATCAGCAGGTGTACCTCACCGCATCGCCTTGATTACCGGCTTAGGATATGCTTTCCAAGATAGCGATAGCAGCACTGCCAAAAACTGGATCCGCAGAATTACACGAGGCTTATACAAACAAGCTTTGGCAGCAACAGAAGTTACCTTTTTCCAAAATGACGACGATCAAAAACTATTCTCAGATTTAGGCATTACCTCACCCGGCCAGCGTACGATCGTTGTAAACGGTTCAGGCGTCAACACCGAAAAATTCTCCCCCCAACCCCTGCCTGAAGGCGAAGAAATCCATTTCCTGCTAATTGGCCGCTTGCTTAAAGACAAAGGTGTTCGGGAATATGTTGAAGCAGCAAGAAAAGTTAAGCAAAAATATCCTCATGCCGTGTTCAACATGGTGGGCTTCATCGACATAAACCCCAGTGCCATTACGCAAGCCGAGTTGGATCAATGGGTTAGTGAAGGCACAGTAAAATTTTGGGGTAAATTAAGCGATGTACGCCCTGCTCTCAATGCTTGCCATATTTTCGTTTTACCCTCTTATAGGGAAGGCACCCCCCGCACAGTATTGGAAGCCATGGCCACTGGTCGCGCAATTATTACCACTGATGCGCCCGGCTGCCGCCAAACTGTTGACGAGGGCTATAATGGTTTCCTCGTTCCGGTACAGTCTTCGGAAAAATTGGCAGAAGCAATGGAGCGCTTCATTACCCAACCCGATTTAATCGAAAGCATGCGGCAAGCCTCTTTGGAAATTGTTAAAACCAAATACGATGTAAACATCATCAACGATTTTATGCTGCAAAATATGAATATCTGA
- a CDS encoding glycosyltransferase family 4 protein has protein sequence MRILMLTKYGPKGASSRLRTMQYVPWLEQSGIQCDVFPLISDEALTAKYSKQSYSNNEMFQTYWNRIRLLLAAKDQYDLIWIEKEALPWTPAWLEKLLLSGVPYVLDYDDALFHNYDMHRLPIVRKLFGKRLDTLMASAKLVVCGNQYLADRAQQAGAKWMEIIPTVIDIDRYFTNNEKVNQIPTIVWIGSPSTAQYVNDIARPLSDLAKEIPYKLRIIGAKLNIPGVDTECLDWAENTEVPLVAECDVGIMPLPDTPWTNGKCGYKLIQYMACGLPVVGSDVGANKNIVEPDANGFLVSTDSGWLEALKTLLQNPEMRQRYGARGRQDAENLFCIQKTAPRLSELLRKAATS, from the coding sequence ATGAGAATCCTGATGCTTACCAAATATGGCCCCAAAGGCGCATCTTCCCGCTTGCGTACCATGCAGTATGTGCCGTGGCTGGAGCAAAGCGGCATTCAATGTGATGTTTTTCCGTTGATCAGCGATGAAGCCTTAACCGCCAAATACAGCAAGCAGTCATACAGCAACAATGAAATGTTTCAAACTTATTGGAACCGTATCCGTTTATTGCTGGCAGCTAAAGACCAATACGATTTGATTTGGATTGAAAAAGAAGCGCTCCCTTGGACACCTGCATGGCTGGAAAAACTTTTATTATCCGGCGTGCCTTATGTATTGGATTATGACGATGCACTCTTTCACAATTACGATATGCACCGCCTACCAATCGTGCGCAAATTGTTCGGCAAACGCTTGGACACCTTAATGGCTTCGGCCAAACTTGTTGTATGCGGCAATCAATATTTGGCCGACAGGGCGCAACAGGCCGGAGCAAAGTGGATGGAAATCATTCCAACAGTAATTGACATCGACCGCTATTTTACCAATAACGAAAAAGTTAATCAGATACCGACTATCGTATGGATTGGTTCTCCTTCAACCGCACAATACGTTAACGATATTGCCCGCCCTTTGTCTGATTTGGCGAAAGAAATTCCTTATAAGTTGCGCATAATCGGCGCAAAATTGAACATACCGGGCGTAGATACCGAATGCCTTGATTGGGCGGAAAATACAGAAGTTCCCTTGGTTGCAGAATGCGATGTAGGCATTATGCCTTTACCCGACACTCCTTGGACCAATGGAAAATGCGGCTACAAACTTATCCAATACATGGCTTGCGGCCTACCGGTAGTCGGATCAGATGTCGGCGCGAATAAAAATATTGTAGAACCTGATGCCAACGGCTTTCTGGTAAGCACTGACTCCGGCTGGTTGGAAGCCCTCAAAACTTTACTGCAAAACCCTGAAATGCGGCAACGCTATGGCGCCCGTGGCCGCCAAGATGCCGAAAATTTATTCTGCATTCAAAAAACCGCTCCGCGCTTATCTGAGCTGCTCCGCAAAGCAGCCACCAGTTGA
- a CDS encoding glycosyltransferase family 2 protein, translating to MIDIVFVNWNAGSLLRDAVASIIKYHNNLVGTVAIIDNHSSDNSIELVEQLGTDFPFKLEIIKNQTNNGFGAACNQGAAICNSKYILFLNPDAQLFEDSLRVPYEYMERPENQDVGICGIQLLEENNHVARSCTRFPSFTTFTVNALGLNKLPFKFFKSLHMHMGDWDHMTTREVDQVIGAFYFMRRSIFEQLKGFDERFFVYFEDLDLAYRTKQAGYKSMYLADAQAFHAGGGTSSQVKATRLFYSLRSRLIYSFTHMSFIKAVGITAVTLFIEPFSRSALALLKGSAADVKNTWIGYGMLWKALPAVLKGQTR from the coding sequence ATGATAGATATTGTTTTTGTTAACTGGAATGCCGGCAGCCTGTTGCGCGATGCGGTTGCCAGCATCATTAAATACCATAACAACTTGGTAGGTACTGTAGCAATTATAGACAATCACTCTTCCGATAACTCAATCGAGCTGGTTGAGCAATTGGGTACGGATTTCCCTTTTAAATTGGAAATCATTAAAAACCAAACTAATAACGGCTTTGGTGCGGCCTGTAACCAAGGTGCTGCTATTTGCAACAGCAAATATATTCTGTTTTTAAATCCGGATGCACAGCTGTTTGAAGATTCGCTCAGAGTGCCATATGAATATATGGAAAGGCCGGAAAATCAAGATGTCGGCATTTGCGGTATTCAATTATTGGAAGAGAACAATCATGTTGCGCGCAGTTGCACTCGTTTCCCTTCTTTTACCACCTTCACAGTGAATGCTTTGGGTTTAAACAAACTTCCTTTCAAGTTTTTTAAATCCCTGCATATGCACATGGGTGATTGGGATCACATGACAACCAGGGAAGTCGATCAAGTGATTGGGGCTTTTTATTTCATGCGCCGCTCTATCTTTGAACAACTCAAAGGCTTCGACGAACGTTTTTTTGTCTATTTCGAGGATTTGGATTTGGCTTACCGCACCAAACAAGCCGGTTATAAAAGCATGTATTTGGCTGATGCGCAGGCTTTTCATGCCGGCGGTGGTACCTCAAGCCAGGTAAAAGCCACACGCTTGTTTTATTCTTTACGCAGCCGCTTGATTTATAGCTTTACCCATATGTCTTTTATCAAAGCTGTCGGCATTACTGCCGTTACATTATTCATAGAGCCTTTCTCACGTTCCGCTTTGGCTCTGCTGAAAGGTTCGGCTGCCGATGTTAAAAACACATGGATCGGTTACGGCATGCTATGGAAAGCCTTACCTGCGGTATTGAAAGGTCAAACCCGATGA